The following proteins are encoded in a genomic region of Actinomadura sp. NAK00032:
- a CDS encoding FAD-binding protein, with the protein MSAAPEWDHEYDLVIVGSGGGGMTAALTAHDIGLSALIVEKGKRFGGSTAVSGGGIWIPNNPTLKARGHNDSRESIRKYLDELTQGRVPGERLDAFIDNGPAAMELIGKSKWMQFFWTKGYADYHPEYEGGRPLGRSIEAKPFDTRKLGEDEKSQRPNSMKGPLGLWITAKDYHDLAMAKRTWAGRRASLVAAWRVSSNMVRRRHMSTGGRALAARLRMALKDAGLPLWLKTTMTELVTDEDGRVTGIVATRDGATVRIRGRKGVLLATGGFDHNQEMRDKYLPKGGQEDFAMGARENTGDGIRAGASVGGALDLMDDAWWMPAVRHPAGAVIPLLSERCIPRSVIVGQDGKRFTNESAPYVNFVHDQLEGGHVPCWFVMDAKARARYPFAQILPGAPIPKAFYDKGIAFKADSLEELAGKIGVPADALTDTVQKFNGYARTGKDPEFGRGDSAYDRYYGDPNLKNPNLDVIEGGPYYGFRMEVGDLGTKGGLVSDEHARVLREDGSVVDGLYVTGNSSASVMGNEYAGPGATIGPSIVFGYIAARHAAGKAAGRS; encoded by the coding sequence ATGAGCGCCGCGCCTGAGTGGGACCACGAGTACGACCTGGTCATCGTCGGCAGCGGCGGCGGCGGGATGACCGCCGCGCTCACCGCGCACGACATCGGCCTGTCCGCGCTGATCGTCGAGAAGGGCAAGCGGTTCGGCGGCTCCACCGCCGTCTCCGGCGGCGGCATCTGGATCCCGAACAACCCGACGCTGAAGGCGCGCGGCCACAACGACAGCCGCGAGTCGATCCGCAAGTACCTGGACGAGCTCACCCAGGGCCGGGTCCCGGGGGAGCGGCTGGACGCCTTCATCGACAACGGCCCCGCCGCGATGGAGCTCATCGGCAAGAGCAAGTGGATGCAGTTCTTCTGGACGAAGGGCTACGCCGACTACCACCCCGAGTACGAGGGCGGCCGCCCGCTCGGCCGGTCCATCGAGGCCAAGCCGTTCGACACCCGCAAGCTCGGCGAGGACGAGAAGTCCCAGCGGCCGAACAGCATGAAGGGCCCGCTCGGCCTGTGGATCACCGCGAAGGACTACCACGACCTCGCGATGGCCAAGCGCACCTGGGCCGGCCGGCGCGCGTCGCTGGTCGCGGCGTGGCGCGTCTCGTCCAACATGGTCCGCCGCCGGCACATGTCGACCGGCGGCCGGGCCCTCGCCGCCCGGCTCCGGATGGCGCTGAAGGACGCGGGGCTCCCGCTCTGGCTGAAGACCACCATGACCGAGCTGGTCACCGATGAGGACGGCCGCGTCACCGGGATCGTCGCCACCCGCGACGGAGCCACGGTCCGCATCCGCGGCCGCAAGGGCGTCCTGCTCGCCACGGGCGGTTTCGACCACAACCAAGAGATGCGCGACAAGTACCTCCCCAAGGGCGGCCAGGAGGACTTCGCGATGGGCGCCCGCGAGAACACCGGCGACGGCATCCGCGCCGGCGCGAGCGTCGGCGGCGCGCTGGACCTGATGGACGACGCCTGGTGGATGCCGGCCGTCCGGCACCCGGCCGGCGCGGTGATCCCGCTGCTGTCGGAGCGGTGCATCCCGCGGTCGGTGATCGTCGGCCAGGACGGCAAGCGGTTCACCAACGAGTCGGCCCCCTACGTCAACTTCGTGCACGACCAGCTGGAGGGCGGCCACGTCCCGTGCTGGTTCGTGATGGACGCCAAGGCCCGCGCCCGCTACCCGTTCGCGCAGATCCTGCCGGGCGCGCCGATCCCGAAGGCGTTCTACGACAAGGGCATCGCGTTCAAGGCCGACTCGCTGGAGGAGCTGGCCGGGAAGATCGGCGTCCCGGCGGACGCGCTGACCGACACCGTCCAGAAGTTCAACGGGTACGCCCGCACGGGCAAGGACCCCGAGTTCGGCCGCGGCGACTCCGCCTACGACCGCTACTACGGCGACCCCAACCTGAAGAACCCGAACCTGGACGTCATCGAGGGCGGCCCCTACTACGGCTTCCGGATGGAGGTCGGCGACCTCGGCACCAAGGGCGGCCTCGTGTCGGACGAGCACGCCCGCGTCCTGCGCGAGGACGGCTCGGTCGTCGACGGCCTGTACGTGACGGGCAACTCGTCGGCGTCGGTGATGGGCAACGAGTACGCCGGCCCCGGCGCGACGATCGGCCCGTCCATCGTGTTCGGCTACATCGCGGCGCGGCACGCCGCTGGAAAGGCCGCGGGACGGTCATGA
- a CDS encoding alpha/beta fold hydrolase, which yields MPAELTYESTLRELATDQGVLRYHEAGDGPPLLMLHGSGPGVTGWRNFRGNLARFAEHFRCLVLEFPGFGVSDPTDEHPMMAAGGSVIRFLDGLGLSQVDVIGNSMGGIVGAQVALKHPDRVGRLVTIGGLGRNVFSPSPGEGIKLLMEFTDEPSRERLVRWLNSMVYNPRIVTEEMIEERWQQATDPETLASARRMYGSKAMAARAKAMAVSDEPPYWAMLHKLKAKTLITWGRDDRVSPVDMALIPMRTIPDVQVNIFPNCGHWVMIEQKAAWESAVLAFLTTKEQG from the coding sequence ATGCCTGCGGAGCTGACCTACGAGTCGACGTTGCGCGAGCTCGCCACCGACCAGGGCGTCCTGCGCTACCACGAGGCCGGCGACGGCCCGCCGCTGCTGATGCTGCACGGATCCGGTCCCGGCGTGACCGGCTGGCGCAACTTCCGCGGCAACCTCGCCCGCTTCGCCGAGCACTTCCGGTGCCTGGTCCTGGAGTTCCCCGGGTTCGGGGTCAGCGACCCGACCGACGAGCACCCCATGATGGCGGCCGGCGGTTCGGTGATCCGCTTCCTGGACGGCCTCGGCCTGTCCCAGGTCGACGTGATCGGCAACTCCATGGGCGGGATCGTCGGCGCCCAGGTGGCGCTCAAGCACCCCGACCGCGTCGGCCGGCTCGTCACGATCGGCGGCCTCGGCCGGAACGTCTTCAGCCCGTCGCCCGGCGAGGGCATCAAGCTGCTGATGGAGTTCACCGACGAGCCGAGCCGCGAGCGCCTCGTCCGGTGGCTGAACTCCATGGTCTACAACCCGCGGATCGTCACCGAGGAGATGATCGAGGAGCGCTGGCAGCAGGCCACCGACCCCGAGACCCTCGCCTCCGCGCGCCGCATGTACGGGTCGAAGGCGATGGCCGCCCGCGCCAAGGCGATGGCCGTCTCCGACGAGCCGCCCTACTGGGCGATGCTCCACAAGCTCAAGGCCAAGACCCTCATCACCTGGGGCCGGGACGACCGGGTCAGCCCGGTCGACATGGCGCTCATCCCCATGCGGACGATCCCCGACGTCCAGGTGAACATCTTCCCGAACTGCGGGCACTGGGTGATGATCGAGCAGAAGGCCGCCTGGGAGAGCGCCGTCCTCGCCTTCCTGACCACCAAGGAGCAGGGATGA
- a CDS encoding flavin reductase family protein, giving the protein MPAEPALTAETGRTPSDAAAPDPAEFRKAMAEFATGVTVITACEGGEPVGFACQSFASVSLEPPLILFCADKRGRSWPRIRAAGHFCVNVLGEEQRDLCERFGSSRGAKFEGLDCGMSAWGAPVLPDVLLAVHAVVHDVHEAGDHEVVIGRVLQVERHDVRDGAWRRPMVFFRSRFGVGEPDAPIAPDPWGLGDRWGWG; this is encoded by the coding sequence ATGCCTGCCGAGCCAGCGCTGACCGCAGAGACCGGCCGCACGCCCTCCGACGCCGCCGCGCCGGACCCGGCGGAGTTCCGGAAGGCCATGGCGGAGTTCGCCACCGGGGTCACCGTGATCACGGCCTGCGAGGGCGGCGAACCGGTCGGGTTCGCCTGCCAGTCGTTCGCGTCGGTGTCCCTGGAACCGCCGCTGATCCTGTTCTGCGCGGACAAGCGCGGCCGCTCCTGGCCGCGGATCCGCGCGGCGGGGCATTTCTGCGTCAACGTGCTCGGCGAGGAGCAGCGCGACCTGTGCGAGCGCTTCGGCTCCAGCCGGGGGGCCAAGTTCGAGGGGCTGGACTGCGGCATGTCCGCGTGGGGCGCGCCCGTGCTGCCGGACGTTCTGCTGGCCGTCCACGCCGTCGTCCACGACGTGCACGAGGCCGGCGACCACGAGGTCGTGATCGGGCGGGTGCTGCAGGTCGAGCGGCACGACGTCCGGGACGGCGCGTGGCGGCGGCCGATGGTGTTCTTCCGCAGCCGGTTCGGCGTCGGCGAGCCGGACGCGCCGATCGCCCCGGATCCCTGGGGCCTCGGCGACCGGTGGGGCTGGGGCTGA
- a CDS encoding IclR family transcriptional regulator produces the protein MTEAMIRGAATPEAMTAEGLTGPEMGGARRESPPSMIERMTLILDAFNGPTARLTLEDVARRTRLPRSTAHRILDQLVRQRWLAHHSFGYGLGQRALGLGGQDGGHGKIREAAAPLLHELQITTGLVAHLAVLDGAEVFYLDKLGGRLATSVPSRVGGRAPAHCTALGKAMLAWLEPEQVDALLGPDITRFTNRTIGELGTLHQELHRIRQRRGLAFERGESFPGIACVAAAIRSAEGPVAGISLVGDIRTPLENVAPLVVTAARETAQILFPGSAPGADRPRGRRGIRRASEAPTWSPETMNRLLAVDGRGDWM, from the coding sequence ATGACCGAGGCGATGATTCGCGGGGCAGCGACGCCGGAGGCCATGACGGCGGAGGGGTTGACGGGTCCGGAGATGGGCGGGGCGCGGCGGGAGTCGCCGCCGTCGATGATCGAGCGGATGACGCTGATCCTGGACGCGTTCAACGGGCCCACCGCCCGGCTGACCTTGGAGGACGTGGCGCGCCGCACCCGGCTGCCGCGCTCGACCGCGCACCGCATCCTGGACCAGCTCGTCCGGCAGCGCTGGCTCGCGCACCACTCGTTCGGCTACGGCCTCGGCCAGCGCGCCCTCGGCCTCGGCGGGCAGGACGGCGGGCACGGCAAGATCCGCGAGGCCGCGGCGCCGCTGCTGCACGAGCTGCAGATCACCACCGGCCTCGTCGCCCACCTGGCCGTGCTGGACGGCGCCGAGGTCTTCTACCTGGACAAGCTCGGCGGGCGGCTGGCCACGTCGGTGCCGTCGCGGGTCGGCGGGCGCGCCCCGGCGCACTGCACCGCGCTCGGCAAGGCGATGCTGGCCTGGCTGGAGCCCGAGCAGGTCGACGCGCTGCTCGGCCCGGACATCACCCGGTTCACCAACCGGACGATCGGCGAGCTGGGCACGCTGCACCAGGAGCTGCACCGCATCCGGCAGCGCCGCGGGCTGGCGTTCGAGCGCGGCGAGTCGTTCCCCGGCATCGCCTGCGTCGCGGCCGCGATCCGCAGCGCCGAGGGCCCGGTCGCCGGCATCTCGCTGGTCGGCGACATCCGCACGCCGCTGGAGAACGTCGCCCCGCTGGTGGTCACCGCCGCCCGCGAGACCGCCCAGATCCTCTTCCCCGGCTCGGCGCCCGGCGCCGACCGGCCGCGCGGCCGGCGCGGGATCCGCCGCGCGAGCGAGGCGCCGACCTGGTCGCCGGAGACGATGAACCGGCTGCTCGCCGTGGACGGACGCGGCGACTGGATGTGA
- a CDS encoding TIGR03619 family F420-dependent LLM class oxidoreductase, with protein MRVGIVTPVVAQPPPGNAAWERDAGIEEIARIAEAADRLGYHHVTCSEHVAVPAEAAEQRGGVYWDPLATFGYLAARTSRIRLATQVLVLGYHHPLAIAKRYGTLDRVSGGRLVLGLGVGSLEEEFDLLGAPFAGRGARADDALAALRAALGKRVPEHHGPHYDFEGMVVEPHAVQERLPLWIGGRSGRSLRRALTADGWVPFGLPLKTLAAMLADAGVPPGFDVVLAPSRLLDPLGDPDAAGTALARLREAGATIAGVKFASTSAEHYCEQLAALRELSGAYGLTFEEKL; from the coding sequence ATGCGTGTCGGTATCGTCACGCCGGTGGTGGCGCAGCCGCCGCCCGGCAACGCCGCATGGGAGCGGGACGCGGGAATCGAGGAGATCGCCCGGATCGCGGAGGCGGCCGACCGCCTCGGCTACCACCACGTCACCTGCAGCGAGCACGTCGCCGTCCCCGCCGAGGCGGCCGAGCAGCGCGGCGGCGTCTACTGGGACCCGCTCGCCACCTTCGGCTACCTCGCCGCCCGGACGTCGCGGATCCGGCTCGCCACGCAGGTCCTCGTGCTCGGCTACCACCACCCCCTGGCGATCGCCAAGCGCTACGGGACGCTCGACCGGGTCAGCGGCGGCCGGCTCGTGCTCGGCCTCGGCGTCGGCAGCCTGGAGGAGGAGTTCGACCTGCTCGGCGCGCCCTTCGCCGGGCGCGGCGCCCGCGCCGACGACGCCCTCGCCGCGCTCCGCGCCGCCCTCGGGAAGCGCGTCCCCGAGCACCACGGCCCGCACTACGACTTCGAGGGCATGGTCGTGGAGCCGCACGCCGTCCAGGAGCGGCTCCCGCTGTGGATCGGCGGCCGGTCGGGGCGCTCCCTGCGCCGCGCGCTGACCGCCGACGGCTGGGTCCCGTTCGGGCTGCCACTGAAGACGCTCGCCGCGATGCTCGCCGACGCCGGCGTCCCGCCCGGGTTCGACGTGGTACTCGCCCCGTCCCGCCTGCTGGACCCGCTGGGCGACCCGGACGCCGCCGGGACCGCCCTGGCCCGGCTCCGCGAGGCGGGCGCGACCATCGCGGGCGTCAAGTTCGCGTCCACGTCCGCCGAGCACTACTGCGAGCAGCTCGCCGCGCTGCGCGAGCTGTCCGGCGCCTACGGGCTGACCTTCGAGGAGAAGCTGTGA
- a CDS encoding nuclear transport factor 2 family protein: MTVEDRLAALEDRSAALEDRLRALEDEREITRLILSYGPLVDSGCAAEVAGLWEEDGVYDVDEILMEGTGEIEAMVRSGNHQRWISGGCAHFVGPPHVTLDGDEATAVGYTLMIVNRDGFVLRRATANHWHLRRTPQGWRAVNRTNRVLDGREESPDLLASHFPTATRHR, encoded by the coding sequence GTGACCGTCGAGGACCGCCTTGCAGCACTTGAGGACCGATCAGCCGCCCTGGAGGACCGCCTGCGCGCGCTGGAGGACGAGCGGGAGATCACCCGGCTGATCCTGTCCTACGGTCCGCTCGTCGACAGCGGCTGCGCCGCCGAGGTCGCCGGCCTGTGGGAGGAGGACGGCGTCTACGACGTGGACGAGATCCTCATGGAGGGGACGGGCGAGATCGAGGCGATGGTCCGGTCCGGCAACCACCAGCGCTGGATCTCCGGCGGCTGCGCCCACTTCGTCGGCCCGCCGCACGTCACCCTGGACGGCGACGAGGCCACCGCCGTCGGCTACACGCTCATGATCGTCAACCGGGACGGCTTCGTGCTGCGCCGCGCGACCGCCAACCACTGGCACCTGCGCCGCACCCCCCAGGGCTGGCGCGCCGTCAACCGCACCAACCGCGTCCTGGACGGCCGCGAGGAGTCCCCCGACCTCCTCGCCTCCCACTTCCCCACCGCCACCCGCCACCGCTGA
- a CDS encoding MHYT domain-containing protein, whose product MTEVHHFSYGLVTPVAAYLMSFVGSLLGLLCTARARATTGRSRASWLGLAALAIGGTGIWVMHFIAMLGFSIPDAEIRYDVPLTLLSCATAIAVVAVGLFIVGFAGEGAPVVVTGGVLTGIGVASMHYTGMTAMKMGGDIGYQPGLVALSVVIALVAATAALWFALKVRGLLPTAGAALIMGVAVTGMHYTGMAAMRIKLHEHAHGAPRGGVEPTDFLLPLVGGVGAVATILLIIIAMAPSEDEMRVEAQLQERLAARRQSPQASAPANPAGTADAAERGRTAGEWFGGGTPRR is encoded by the coding sequence ATGACCGAGGTCCACCACTTCTCCTACGGCCTCGTCACACCGGTGGCCGCCTACCTCATGTCCTTCGTCGGCTCGCTGCTCGGGCTGCTGTGCACGGCGCGGGCGCGGGCCACCACCGGCCGCTCCCGGGCGTCCTGGCTCGGCCTCGCGGCGCTGGCCATCGGCGGCACGGGGATCTGGGTCATGCACTTCATCGCGATGCTCGGCTTCAGCATCCCGGACGCCGAGATCCGCTACGACGTCCCGCTCACCCTGCTGAGCTGCGCCACCGCGATCGCGGTCGTCGCGGTCGGGCTGTTCATCGTCGGCTTCGCCGGGGAGGGCGCGCCGGTGGTCGTCACCGGCGGCGTGCTCACCGGCATCGGCGTGGCGAGCATGCACTACACCGGCATGACGGCCATGAAGATGGGCGGCGACATCGGCTACCAGCCCGGCCTGGTCGCGCTGTCGGTGGTGATCGCCCTCGTCGCGGCCACCGCGGCGCTGTGGTTCGCGCTCAAGGTGCGCGGCCTGCTGCCGACCGCCGGCGCGGCGCTGATCATGGGCGTCGCGGTGACCGGCATGCATTACACGGGCATGGCCGCCATGCGCATCAAGCTGCACGAGCACGCGCACGGCGCGCCCCGGGGCGGGGTCGAGCCGACGGACTTCCTGCTCCCGCTCGTCGGCGGCGTCGGCGCGGTCGCGACCATCCTGTTGATCATCATCGCGATGGCGCCCAGCGAGGACGAGATGCGCGTCGAGGCCCAGCTCCAGGAGCGCCTGGCGGCCCGCCGCCAGAGCCCCCAGGCGAGCGCCCCCGCCAACCCCGCCGGCACCGCGGACGCCGCCGAGCGAGGCCGCACCGCCGGCGAATGGTTCGGCGGCGGCACGCCCCGCCGCTGA
- a CDS encoding maleylpyruvate isomerase family mycothiol-dependent enzyme, whose amino-acid sequence MNDAMRANTAAYEQTIRSSLALAATLGADDWDRPTECPGWTVKDQFAHLAGVELSILGDPAPEIEVPEFAHVRTDFGRFMEAQVHARRPVPGPAVAAELAAALDRRLVELPSIDPDRAIMCPDGKEGPYSRFMQFRAMDCWTHEQDVRRATGRPGNLDAPAARCFWDLFSAALPFLVARRAKAAPGESVGLAISGPPDFEVAVEVGADGRGAWSSTGAHTAGLAMDWESYVRLTAGRCGPDDASVTVSGDRDLAARLLAVMAVTP is encoded by the coding sequence ATGAACGACGCGATGCGCGCCAACACCGCCGCCTACGAGCAGACGATCCGCTCCTCCCTCGCGCTCGCCGCGACGCTTGGCGCGGACGACTGGGACCGTCCCACCGAATGCCCCGGCTGGACGGTCAAGGACCAGTTCGCCCACCTGGCGGGCGTCGAGCTGAGCATCCTCGGCGACCCCGCGCCCGAGATCGAGGTGCCGGAGTTCGCGCACGTCCGCACCGACTTCGGGCGGTTCATGGAGGCGCAGGTGCACGCGCGGCGCCCGGTCCCGGGCCCGGCCGTCGCGGCGGAGCTGGCGGCCGCCCTCGACCGCCGGCTGGTCGAGCTCCCGTCCATCGACCCCGACCGCGCGATCATGTGCCCGGACGGCAAGGAGGGCCCGTACTCCCGCTTCATGCAGTTCCGGGCCATGGACTGCTGGACGCACGAGCAGGACGTCCGCCGCGCGACCGGCCGCCCCGGCAACCTGGACGCCCCTGCGGCGCGCTGCTTCTGGGACCTGTTCAGCGCCGCGCTGCCGTTCCTGGTCGCGCGCCGCGCGAAGGCGGCGCCGGGCGAGTCCGTCGGGCTCGCGATCTCCGGCCCGCCCGACTTCGAGGTGGCCGTCGAGGTCGGCGCGGACGGCCGCGGTGCCTGGTCGTCCACCGGCGCGCACACCGCCGGGCTGGCCATGGACTGGGAGAGCTACGTCCGGCTGACGGCCGGGCGCTGCGGCCCGGATGACGCCTCCGTGACCGTCTCGGGCGACCGCGACCTGGCCGCCCGGCTGCTGGCGGTCATGGCCGTCACCCCCTGA
- a CDS encoding redoxin domain-containing protein, producing the protein MIFASAGLVLVGVVSVLNLAILLIMLRRWRELAEAAGTPAARAAAGVRMIDRVPAFSARAVDGTPVTERTLLGRETLVGFFSLTCRACADSVPLFAGHAERLRADGGVSLAIVHGDGAAGSELAAALGEVMDLVIAEDANAELSRRYGAKNYPTYAWYGADGMVTSAGAGIAALRTELVTS; encoded by the coding sequence GTGATATTCGCTTCAGCAGGGCTCGTACTGGTCGGGGTCGTCAGCGTGCTCAACCTGGCGATTCTCCTGATCATGCTCAGGCGCTGGCGGGAGCTGGCGGAGGCCGCCGGGACGCCCGCCGCCCGGGCCGCCGCCGGCGTCCGGATGATCGACCGCGTCCCGGCCTTCTCCGCCCGCGCCGTGGACGGCACCCCGGTGACCGAGCGGACCCTGCTCGGCAGGGAGACCCTGGTCGGCTTCTTCTCGCTGACCTGCAGGGCCTGCGCGGACTCGGTGCCGCTGTTCGCCGGGCACGCCGAGCGGCTGCGCGCGGACGGGGGCGTCTCGCTGGCGATCGTGCACGGGGACGGCGCGGCCGGCAGCGAGCTGGCCGCGGCGCTCGGCGAGGTGATGGACCTCGTCATCGCCGAGGACGCGAATGCGGAACTGTCGCGCCGGTACGGGGCGAAGAATTATCCGACCTATGCCTGGTACGGAGCCGATGGAATGGTGACATCGGCGGGCGCGGGCATCGCAGCCCTGCGTACTGAACTGGTCACTTCTTAG
- a CDS encoding MauE/DoxX family redox-associated membrane protein, translating into MLFVSLACRLALAAVMTLAAVAKLRAPGAFAASLEGLDFVPARLRRPLAVLVPAAELLIVLLLALPATVTAGFLAAALFCCGLTAVPTLVVVRGQKVACACFGTSEVPMGGVHIVRNAALLAVACLGAAVALTRGGGVPGEPPGIALAVVAAGLLTTLTVFVDDIAALLRPPVAAGDRGR; encoded by the coding sequence GTGCTTTTCGTTTCGCTCGCCTGCCGCCTCGCCCTGGCGGCGGTGATGACGCTGGCGGCGGTGGCCAAGCTCCGCGCGCCGGGCGCCTTCGCCGCCTCCCTGGAGGGTCTCGACTTCGTCCCCGCGCGGCTGCGCCGCCCGCTGGCCGTGCTCGTCCCGGCCGCCGAGCTGCTCATCGTGCTGCTGCTGGCGCTGCCCGCCACCGTCACCGCCGGCTTCCTCGCCGCCGCGCTGTTCTGCTGCGGCCTGACGGCCGTCCCGACCCTCGTCGTGGTGCGCGGGCAGAAGGTCGCGTGCGCCTGCTTCGGCACCTCCGAGGTGCCCATGGGCGGCGTGCACATCGTCCGCAACGCGGCACTGCTGGCGGTGGCCTGCCTGGGCGCGGCCGTGGCGCTGACCCGCGGCGGAGGCGTCCCCGGCGAGCCGCCGGGGATCGCGCTGGCCGTGGTCGCGGCGGGCCTGCTCACCACATTGACCGTCTTCGTCGACGACATCGCCGCGCTCCTCCGGCCCCCGGTCGCCGCCGGGGACCGGGGCCGGTGA
- a CDS encoding redoxin domain-containing protein produces MEYLVAGLLLATALTALNLLLTVAAMRRWRAHAAAPPDGGHQGHDHDHDPGRSGGGPELGIAPGDPMPAFTATDAGGATVTADGLAGRPALIAFLSLECPGCDDSVPGFAEHARRVRDDGGLVLATVVGVDAAGSDLAARLAGIADHVVPEFLDAPLGAAFGVRLYPGFVHYGPDGVATAAGLGLDELDAALRPAMP; encoded by the coding sequence GTGGAATACCTCGTCGCCGGGCTCCTCCTGGCCACGGCGCTCACCGCGCTGAACCTTCTGCTCACCGTGGCGGCGATGCGCCGCTGGCGCGCCCACGCGGCCGCCCCGCCGGACGGCGGCCACCAGGGCCACGACCATGATCACGACCCCGGCCGTTCCGGTGGGGGGCCGGAGCTGGGCATCGCGCCCGGCGACCCGATGCCCGCGTTCACCGCGACCGACGCCGGCGGCGCGACGGTCACCGCGGACGGGCTCGCGGGCCGTCCGGCGCTGATCGCCTTCCTGTCGCTGGAGTGCCCCGGCTGCGACGACAGCGTGCCGGGCTTCGCCGAGCACGCGCGGCGCGTCCGGGACGACGGCGGGCTGGTGCTGGCCACGGTGGTCGGCGTCGACGCGGCCGGCAGCGACCTGGCCGCCCGGCTCGCCGGGATCGCCGACCACGTGGTGCCCGAGTTCCTGGACGCGCCGCTCGGCGCCGCCTTCGGCGTCCGGCTCTACCCGGGCTTCGTCCACTACGGCCCGGACGGGGTCGCCACCGCCGCCGGCCTCGGCCTGGACGAGCTGGACGCGGCGCTGCGGCCGGCGATGCCATGA